Within the Rosa rugosa chromosome 2, drRosRugo1.1, whole genome shotgun sequence genome, the region CATGAAACGCAGTAGTAGTGTTGAAGCAGGTTGCCTCGGTAATGTTGTTGAAGCAAGTAACAGGAGCGCAACACAGAGCACGGTTGATGCTAATAACTGGAGTAATGTTCTATTACGAACTGCGAGTTCTCACGAGGGGATTAATAGTGATAAAAGCATAGATAGTGGGAGGCCAAGTATAGCATTGTGTAGCAGTTCCTGTCGTTCAGTAATCCAAGAGCCTGAAGTGGGAACTTCCTTTACTGACAAAAATTGCGATCAAAATAGCGCATTGGTGGTTTGTTCTAGCAGTGGTCTTGAAAGCCAAGGCTGTGAATCCAGTGCATCAAATTCTGCAAGTCAACAAACTTTAGATTTGAATTTAGCTTTTGCATTGCAAGAAAGGTTGAATGACCCCAGGATAACATCTATGCTAAAGAAGAGGGGAAGACAAGGTGACCTTGAACTAGTTAATCTTTTGCAGGATAAAGGACTGGATCCTAACTTTGTTATGATGTTGAAGGAGAAGAGCTTGGATCCAACCATTCTGGCATTACTTCAAAGAAGTAGTTTGGATGCTGATAGGGATCATCGTGACAATACAGATATCACCATAGCTGACTCAAACAGTGTGGATAATGGTTTACCCAATCAAATCTCTTTATCAGAAGAACTGAGGCTTCACGGGCTTGAAAAATGGCTCCAATTATCTAGGATTGTTTTGCACCATGTAGTAGGTACCCCAGAGAGAGCATGGGTTCTCTTTAGTTTTGTTTTCATCCTCGAAACAATTGCTGTGGCAATTGTCCGTCCAAAGATAATCAAAATAATAAATGCGACACATCAACAGGTGAGTAAGGGCTCATTTTACTCTACATTATTATTCTATTAGTTTGTAAGTTTATTCTATAAATGTTACACCTGTAGTTATATTGTACCAGTACAAAACTTATGAAATTTTATCTTTACAGTTTGAATTTGGGTTTGCGGTGCTGCTGTTATCTCCTGTGGTCTGTTCAATCATGGCTTTTCTTCGATCTCTTCAAGCAGAAGAAATGGCCATGACCTCTAAGCCACGCAAGGTATTTACTACATACTTTGCTGGTATATTTTATTGGGTTGGAAGTTGGTGTTATACTTTCATCTCTTCCTCCTCAACTGATTTTGATATTGTAATTTTGTTTGGATGATGGTTTTGATATTATTCTTCCTGTATTGCTAATTGTACTGTGACATTTTTTTGGATCTAAAGTTATTATATTATTGCTTATGTTGACTCTTAAAATGTCATGTTTCTTTAGTATGGTTTTGTTGCTTGGCTGCTGAGCACCTGCGTTGGATTATTGCTTTCCTTCTTGAGGTATGTTCTTTTCATGTAATCACTCgagtaattttttcttttatatgaaAACcaatttgttttcttcttttgacaTTTATTTGGAGAATAGGGcgcatcacatatggagaaaactaAGTCCTTTCTTTTAAACTTTTTGGTATCAATTGTATAAAGATTTGTTGAAAGGATTAACAATGTCTGAATGAACAGAAGATGCCCCCCCCCccattctctcctctctctctctctctccctctccctctccttgtGTGTAAAAGAGTCTTGAAACTTTTTCTATAATATTTTGTCTTAAAAGGGATATTCTCTCTTGCCAAACCAGTGTCTATTTAACATCAAGCCTATGAATTCATTATCAAGCCTTTAGGTGGACAGAAATTGGAGGATTTTTGAAGTCTTAAGAGGGTGCATGTGCTTTTGGGAGTGTTAATTTGTGGGAAACTGTTTCAgtgctttttattttttggatttGGAAGGCAGTTATGGTTTAGGAATTCTGGCTTGATTAGGTGTTTGTCATTTAGGTTCTTTTGACTCTTTCctgctttcttttttttcttttctttttttaatttttaattttaattttttcctGATGTGGACTTCCTGTCATCAAGATGCCCATTCGTCTCATGCACCTTTTTCAAAATGTATTAATCAAGATACCATTTTGTCAAATGCCCAATAGTATAGTACTGTCTTCCTGTCAACTGTTTTTGACCAATATATAGTTGCAAATACCTTtcgattttctttgttttcaccTCTTTTTATAAATCAATTATATCTGGTTTGCTTGTCCAATACTTTCTCGAAGTTGTATAATAGCAACTGCCCCTAAGCcggtaggttttttttttctgtttcattGAATATATGCTCTTTCTTTTGCAGCAAATCATCAGTTCTTCTGGGATTGTCTTTGACTGTTCCCCTCATGGTGGCATGCCTTTCTGTTGCCATTCCTACATGGATCCGTAATGGCTACCAATTTTGGGTTCCTCAATTACATTGTGCAGGTCCTGCAGGGAACCATCAAATTCGGGGAACAAAAGAGGTTTTTTGTTCATGCATTTTACACCAAGTTTAATGTGAACCCTTGAGCAGTGTAGATTTATTAGGTTTTGAATAGGCTCTTACTGGGTGTCGGGGTTGTATAACAACTGCATGACATGGTCTGCACACTGATGGGCTTGGTTGCTCTTACATCCCACTACTTAATGTGTTGTtcatttaaaatatataaatcaTAAAAAACACTATATCCAAAAGCTAATCATTTCTGGAGCAATTACATGTAAATCGTGGTGTATGATGGGTGATAGTCTGGAGACAACAATTTAGCTCTATAAATGTCATTTCCCAGTATACACATAGGACTATGAAGTGATATCTTATATGCTGAATATTTGTCGATTGGCTTTATTTTTAATTGGTAATACCTAAAATGTCATTGATTTAGTTTGAGGTTCAAACTTTATGAGTACTTTGGCGTTCAGATTCATTTGCCCTGGACGTGTCTCACTTCAGTTGCTTGAATAGTAGCTTTTCTTCTACTTTTCACTCGTTAAATTTGTAGTTGACTTGAAATTCCGGGCAATTCTAATTCCATCTTTTACTTTTCCAGGGTGTTATTCTTGTCTTCTGCACAACATTATTTACTGGATCTGTATTAGCTCTCGGTGCAATAGTGTCTGCAAAGCCCTTGGATGACTTAAATTACAAAGGATGGACGGGTGAACAGAAAAGCTTTACATCTCCTTATGCATCATCTGTGTACATTGGCTGGGCTATGGCTTCTGCCATTGCTTTACTGGTTACTGGTGTACTGCCAATTGTTTCATGGTTTGCATCTTACCGGTTCTCCATGTTTTCTGCTGTGTGTGTCGGGATATTTACAGGTGAGTTTTTCTAGATTTTCTTGCTTCAAGACTTAGTTTTCTATTGAACATCATTGGTACTTGAAGCCTGTTTTATGTTTTCTCAAGAATTGTATGGAACTCCCCTCTTTTTGCAGCTGTCCTCGTGTCATTTTGTGGTGCATCCTATATTGAGGTTGTGAAATCTAGAGATGACCAAGTTCCAACAAAGGGTGATTTCCTTGCTGCTTTACTTCCTTTAATTTGCATTCCAGCATTTCTGTCTCTGTGCTCGGGGTTGTATAAATGGTAAGTGAACTCCTTGCTTTCTTGTAACTGTTTTGCGGCTGAAATCCATGGCTTGGTGTGTTTAGACATTGTGGTGAAATGCTATGGAATTCATTTTTCCAGGAAGGATGATAATTGGAAGCTTTCTCGGGGTGTTTATATCTTTGTAACCATCGGTCTTCTACTTCTGCTCGGAGCAATAGCAGCTGTTATAGTCGTAGTTACACCATGGACGGTAAGAGAGGACCAATTCTTGTCCTAGATTCTATCAATTTCAAGGTAGTTGGGCTCTCTAACGGGCTTCTTTTGACTTAACAACAGATTGGGGTATCATTTCTTTTAGTTCTTCTCATGATTGTACTGGCTATTGGTGCTATACATCATTGGGCCTCAAACAACTTTTATTTGACAAGGACCCAGACATTCTTTGTTTGTTTCCTCGCTTTTCTTTTGGCACTGGCTGCACTTCTTGTTGGATGGTTTGAAGGTGATAATAATTTGTATTCATTCTTATTATTGCATCACTGTCTCTTTAACACTTGTATACTAATCCTATCATCTTTACTCGTTTTATTCAGATAAACCATTTGTCGGTGCTTCTGTCGGctactttttgtttttgtttcttcttgcCGGGAGGGCATTGACTGTGAGTTGAAttgaatatatttgtattctTATTTTAGATGCTCACACTAGTATTTAATTTCTTCTTGTCTCTATTATCTCAATCCCCTTGATTCTGTGTTACATGACCTTTGGTGCAGGTTCTTCTTTCACCTCCTATAGTTGTTTATTCTCCAAGAGTTCTCCCTGTTTATGTTTATGATGCTCATGCAGACTGTGCAAAGAATGTCAGGTTTGTCAGATATCCCGTgtaattttctctctttcttgtcAGTATCAGCATGTGATATGCATGCAGTTTAGCTTGACCATATGTTTTTATCTGATACTTGTAATTTGTGTTCCATAATAGTGCTGCATTTCTTGTGCTTTATGGGATTGCATTGGCAACTGAGGGCTGGGGTGTTGTTGCGAGTTTGAAAATTTATCCACCATTTGCTGGTGCCGCTGTATCAGCAATTACTCTTGTTGCTGCCTTTGGGTTTGCTTTCTCTCGTCCCTGCTTGACTCTCAAGGTTTGTGCAGTTTCCTCTAGATTTTTTCATTTGGCTCTTAATTCAAATTTGTAATTTTGAAACTATTTAAGTATTTATGTCATTAGTGAAAATGGCTCGAGATCTTAACTATAGATTACTTGTTTCTATATGCTATAAAATCTCTATCTCATTCTCTCATGTTCTTTTGTCTGACTAAATGTTCATTTTCATGTCTAGATGATGGAAGATGCAGTACACTTTCTTAGTAAAGAAACCGTTGTTCAAGCTATTGCTAGATCTGCCACCAAGGTCTGAGTAATATTATTATAAGCTGTTTTTTCAAGCATTGTTCTTGAATTTCCCATATGTACATGGTAGAAACACACATAAGTATTTGTGTTGTGATAAGCTATCgtgaataaataataaatatagCTTGCATAGAGCTAGCAATTAAACATATTAGGTTATTTGGTTGGGCATAGCTCAATAATTACCATAGCAAGAAATGGGGACCTCTTATCTTAGACCAAGGGTGAGTTATCTGTCTCCTAGGCCAGCTGTTATTGTAGCAtcttgggttttgttttgtacTCGTCCACTTTCTTTATTGTATCTTTGTTTTGATCAATAAAATCTGTTTCTTTTCAGATAAAAAACAATAATTAGCTAAAAGTTATCAGTTGGATATCATAACAGTATTGTAACTAACTGCAATACTCTTTACTTCTTATCAGCAATGTGTGTCCTTCCTCGCGGCATTTGACTGTTGAGATTAAATGAAATGCTTATAAATCTATGATACTCAATGAGTACTGAAAGTTACTATCACCATAGACTGACTAGCATTTTACTATTACACCATAATAAACCTCTTGCTTGTGCAAATGTTAATATGTCGTCTTTAATGTGTCTTTGTTTCTAAAGCtgaattttcattttgtttGATAAGGAGTGATGTATTTGTATGTAACTGGAAGTTATTTCTTAACCATGCAGACCAGAAATGCTTTATCTGGAACTTATTCGGCTCCACAAAGGTCTGCCAGTTCAGCTGCTCTTTTGGTTGGAGATCCCACGATAATGCGTGATAGGGCAGGAAATTTTGTGCTTCCCAGAGCAGATGTCATGAAATTGAGAGATCGCTTAAGAAATGAGGAGTTAGTTGCAGGATCATTCTTCGGAAGAATGAGATATGGAAGGACTTTCCGCCATGAGCCAACAAGTAGTATTGATCACCGAAGAGAGATGTGTGCTCATGCACGAATATTGGCTTTGGAAGAGGCGATTGATACTGAATGGGTATATATGTGGGATAAATTTGGTGGTTATCTGCTTCTTTTGCTTGGTTTGACTGCTAAGGCAGAACGAGTACAGGTAAATTATGAATATTGTTGCTTGACAGCTATGATATATTAGTTCTACTGTAAATATTGATGACGGTGTTCATGGGTTGTGCTAGGATGAGGTACGCTTGAGACTCTTTCTTGATAGCATAGGATTTGCAGACTTAAGtgccaagaaaataaaaaaatggatgCCAGAGGATCGTAGGCAGTTTGAGATTATTCAGGAGAGGTACAGATCTTTTCTAACATTTTGTTATCTCTATGTTATTATGACCATTTTCGGTGTGACTAATTGTCATAATATATTTGTTCTGTAGTTACATAAGAGAAaaggagatggaagaggaactcttAATGCAAAGACGTGAAGAGGAGGGGAAAggcaaagagagaagaaaggcTCTCTTGGAGAAGGAAGAACGCAAATGGAAGGAGATAGAAGCGTCTTTAATTTCCTCCATTCCTAATGCTGGCAGCAGGGAAGCTGCAGCTGTGGCAGCTGCAGTGCGTGCAGTAGGGGGTGATTCTGTTCTTGATGATTCTTTTGCTCGAGAGAGAGTCTCAAGCATTGCGCGTCGCATACGCACAGCTCAGTTAACTCGGCGAGCACTGCAGGTGTTCTATCTTATATAATATCAAACTATTTCAAGTAAATCATTATAACTTTATAAGTGATAGCAACACcatttttattaatgaaaagAAGCTTCAAATCTCAGATGTTATCTGGACTTTATTCAATATATTTTAGTCTTAATGGCATCCACATAAGTTGATAATACAAGACCTATAGGCCACAGGAGTACTTTGTCTTGCATGTTCTAATGTTTTCTCtgtgatggttttttttttttttgtagcctgGATTTGGGAATGTTATTCCCAGGGTAGCCTTCTAGAATAAACTGTTATACTTAGATTGAAATCATATGAGAGATTTTCGCCTTCTAGGATAGATTGATATACCTAAAGTTGAAATCACACATGAGAGATTGTCTCAGATGGAAACAAATAGAGAGTGAGATACAAGGCATGGACCACGTCCAAGGGGTTTTATGTGGTCATACCATGTAATCAATCATCTCATGGACCAATAAATCCGTTGAGTCCTTGGGGGTTTATATGCTATTGCTTTTCTGTTTTACCTtatatcaaaattttatttttatttttattttttatacatCTCTCTAATTTATCTTTCGGCTTAGTTTAGCTTGGACTTTTCCTTTCCTGGATCTAAGCTCATTTCTATAAGCTGCAACAAACCTAATTGTGAAAACTGTGGTTGTTAATGCTATTGGCAGACAGGAATTTCCGGTGCTGTATGCGTTCTAGATGATGAACCGACAACAAGTGGCAGGCACTGTGGCCAGATTGATTCTAGCATCTGTCAAAGTCAGAAGAtcagcttttccattgcagtgATGATCCAACCTGTGTCTGGGCCTGTTTGCCTGTTAGGCACTGAGTTTCAAAAGAAAGTTTGTTGGGAAATATTGGTCGCCGGTTCTGAGCAAGGAATTGAAGCTGGACAAGTTGGGCTTAGATTGATCACTAAAGGCGACAGACAAACTACTGTTGCAAAGGAGTGGAGTATTAGTGCAACTAGTATTGCAGATGGAAGGTTTGGGCATTGTCCTTTTCCAAACAAAATTATTAGCATTGTCTTTCCTAAATATAATATTGGCGTTATCCTTCTTACAACCTTGTGTTGTACATGTGTGTGAggccaggttttttttttttgttagtgaGTGTTGGGGAGAGGAAATCAGTGCGCGCTTAATCATGCTCTTTCAGCCATGTATACGTTTTTGTTGATAGCTGTCAAATCTCACTGGAGTCCTTACTTACATTTCAGGTGGCATTTGGTAACCATGACAATTGATGCTGATTTAGGTGAGGCAACTTGCTATCTTGATGGTGGTTTTGATGGCTACCAGACTGGTTTACCATTGCATGTGGGTAATACTATTTGGGAGCAAGGAACAGAAGTTTGGGTAGGTGTTAGACCGCCTACAGATATGGATGCATTTGGGAGGTCAGACAGTGAAGGGGCTGAGTCCAAGATGCATATTATGGATGTGTTTCTATGGGGAAGGTGCTTAACGGAGGATGATATTGCTGCTCTCCATACAGCTGTTGGGTCAGCTGATACTAGTATGATAGATTTTCCTGAAGATGCTTGGCAGTGGGCAGATTCACCTTCTAGAGTATGTTGTTTTCGTCATGTTATATGATTACATATCCATGCTCGAATATCGAGTATGTATTTTTGGTTGATGATATAAGTGGTTAAGTTACCCAATTCtgattcttgtttttttttcttttccttgagtAGCTTGACGAATGGGATAGTGATCCTGCCGATGTAGATCTCTATGATAGGGATGAAGTTGATTGGGATGGGCAATATTCTAGtggaaggaaaagaagatcGGAGCGTGATGGAGTTCTGGTTGATTTGGATTCCTTTGCCAGGAGGTTTAGGAAACCTAGGATGGAAACGCAAGAAGAAATTAATCAACGAATGCTTTCTGTTGAATTGGCTGTCAAAGAAGCTCTCTGTGCAAGAGGAGAAACAAATTTTACTGATCAGGAGTTTCCTCCAAATGATCAATCACTATTTGTAGATTCGGAAAATCCCCCTTCAAAGTTGCAGGTAAGTTTTCTGACTTTTCTGACCACTTTTTAGGTTTAATGAGTGTGATATTAAATGACTTTTGGTTTTGCGAATCTAGGTCGTTTCAGAATGGATGAGGCCTGCTGATATTGTAAAAGAGAGCAGGCTTGCTACTCGGCCGTGCTTATTTTCTGGCACTGTGAATCCTTCTGATGTTTGTCAGGTTAGGCCCTTTATCAAAATGACATTTAAATTTGCTTCTTATTCTGGTCAGCATTTTCCACAAGTGACTTTGTGTTCTAAATAGGGTCGGCTGGGTGATTGTTGGTTTTTGAGTGCTGTTGCTGTTCTGACGGAAGTTTCTCGAATATCAGAAGTTATTATTACTCCAGAGTATAATGAGGAAGGAATCTACACTGTCCGCTTCTGTATTCAGGTGCCTTCATACTTTCGAGTTAAAATTTTAAATCTGTATCCATAGAAGCTCAGTTACAAATCTGGTTTgaattgtaacaaaaaaaaaatggtttaaATTGTCTGTTGGATCTATATTTTTTTAGTATAGACTAATGGAAATTCTTTACATTCTTCACTTCTGGCTACAGTGATGATGGTTTTGCTTAATGTTAACTAGGACAGCTACAAAACTCTTTAATCATTTGTTGTATCCAATGATGTATgggtggacttttgttttactCTATTGTCTTTTTAAAGTTCTTGTTTCTATAAAATTGTTCTGTTTCCTATTAAAAATAACTACTAACGAAGCTTGTTCCTGACTTTTCTTTAGGGTGAGTGGGTTCCTGTTGTTGTTGATGATTGGATTCCATGTGAATCACCGGGTAAACCAGCATTTGCTACTAGTAGAAAAGGTAACGAGTTGTGGGTCTCTTTACTGGAGAAGGCATATGCCAAATTGCATGGCTCCTATGAAGCATTAGAAGGTGGACTTGTCCAAGATGCTCTTGTAGACCTCACTGGAGGTGCAGGTGAAGAAATTGATATGAGGAGTGCTCAGGCCCAAATTGATCTTGCGAGTGGTCGATTATGGTCTCAATTGTTGCGCTTCAAACAAGAGGGATTTCTTCTGGGTGCTGGAAGTCCATCTGGTTCAGATGTACATATTTCCTCCAGTGGCATTGTGCAAGGTCATGCTTACTCGTTATTGCAGGTGAGTTGGAACGCCCACCAgacattttctttttatgtGCAACCAAATGAAATTTTGATAAAGTTAGTCACACTAGCTAATCTTTTTAACTCAGGTGAGAGAGGTGGATGGTCACAAGCTTATTCAGATTCGCAATCCATGGGCCAATGAAGTTGAGTGGAATGGCCCCTGGTCTGACTCATCGCCTGAATGGACTGATAGGATGAAGCATAAGCTGAAGCATATTCCACAGGTCTGTTTATTGTAATTCATTTTCCACATCATATAAGTCTTACCTTGTTGTTTCCTTTACCCCACCCAACATCATCACCTGGGCTAACCCCCGAGGGTTTACCTAAGTCATTCAGTTCCTCTGACAGAAAGAAAGGTTTCTATGTCAGAGTTGTTACCATTGATGGCCTATCTATAACCATTCAATTTGATCCCATTGgtgtcatcttttttttttcttttcttatcatAACATTGTTTGTGTTCTCTTTTAACAGTCAAAAGATGGCATATTCTGGATGTCCTGGCAAGacttccaaattcattttcgaTCAATATATGTTTGCCGTATCTATCCCCCAGAGATGCGCTACTCTGTTCATGGCCAATGGCGAAGTTATAGTGCTGGTGGCTGCCAAGACTATGAGACATGGCATCAAAATCCACAATTCCGATTGAGGGCCACAGGGCCAGATGCCTCATTTCCAATTCATGTATTCATTACGTTGACACAGGTATCTTTTGGACCCCCTGTTGCAGATTTATCCATAATTATCTTTTTATTGCTACATTTTTTTATTGACCTTTTTCACATGTTCTCTGCCTAGGGTGTGAGCTTCTCAAGAACAGTTGCTGGTTTCAGAAACTATCAATCCAGTCATGATTCAATGATGTTCTATATTGGGATGAGGATACTCAAAACTCGAGGCCGCCGAGCTGCTTACAATATATACCTACATGAATCAGTCGGCGGGACAGATTATGTTAATTCACGAGAAATATCTTGTGAAATGGTTTTGGATCCAGATCCAAAAGGTTACACAATAGTGCCGACGACTATACACCCTGGCGAAGAAGCTCCATTTGTTCTTTCTGTTTTCACAAAAGCATCAATAACCTTGGAAGCCTTGTAGTATGCAGTGGTGGCTCTTCTgttattttcttctcctttggtCTGAGAGCGTATTTGCAGAAATTTTGAATGCTTGGGCTGGACGTTGACTAGGTTTGCCTGCTGGCAGGTTAGAGGCCACAAATCAGAAAACATGCTGACAAGGTAATCTTCCATCTCtcacttcttcttcctctttttaaattttttgttttgttttttgtttttagaagaAACAACAAAGTGTCATTCATATTCTAGTTTCTTTCCAGATGCTATAAACAATTGTATATTCTTCCCTATCATATTTGAATTACCAAAATTGCATGCCTGTTGCACTTCTCATTTCAATATGTACTTCCAATACATTAGGTACTAAAATAACTTTGCTGCCGAAACAAAGGTGTTTGGAAATTATTGAGTGTCTTAAAGCACTAATTAATTAGGCCTTGTTCATGTACAGGCCGGGCAGACACTGAGCGATTCTCTCACAACTTGAAATGCAAAAATGGGCCAGGTGACAGGTGATACCCTCTGGCAGAACTCAGCTCTACAAGCTCAATCCATCCGAGAGTTGAGTTATTCGTCAGTGAAAATCAGTAAGATTGAATGTCATGATGTGATGTGAACTGGTGTATCTATTGTCCCTTGACTTGGCCTCCAAGTATATCTATCCTTTGCTTCTGCGGTATCAAAGAGGGAAGAGAGCTTTCCGTGGGTTTTGTAATTTTCCTTGTACATACAACTGATTGTTTTGGAGGGAATGAATATAGGGTAGGTTTGATCTTGTAAATGAGGGGGAAATAGGAGGAAAGGAATAGGAATGTTTAGTTCAAGGTTGATATAAGTCAGCAAACTTAGCTAGAATTCTTTGTTCAGGCTGATGCAATTTTGAATTTGAGGGTGTCATATTTGTACAAAGATTGACATTTTCAATGCAAGTTGTAATATTTCATTTCGTTCTTTGTATAATAAATAGGGACACTACTTGTGGCAATTGCGCATGCATTATGTGGATGCTGTTAATTCAATGTTGATTTCTCCTCTCATTTTCAGTGAGTTGATGATTATGTCGGAGAAACTCATCTCATTTGAAACCCTGTGAATATTTTAGTTTTCCTTGAAAGGAAGTGGTGGATAGAACTCATTAAAAAGAGGTCACAATTAAAAACCAGCAACTGTAGGGAAATTACAAATTCTAAGTCTAGCTAGCATTAACCCTTCTCTTCATCTTGTTGATACGCAGCACAATCAGTACGCAGAACATATCTTGCACCTTATCAAGGAATCTGAAGTATGCATATCTCCATGTCtttttgaaaatcaatgaaCCAGTGACTCCCCAGAATCCTACGATGAACCCAATCCCAGCCCCCGGAATATAAAAGTAAAACGATGGAATTTTATGCTCATCGTCCATATCTTGATCATCAAATCCCTTGACTGAATGGCACTCATTTGGAAGTGGAAAACCACAAACTTTCGCGTTCCCTTCAAACGCAGATACATCAAAGCCTTGTATCTGAGTGCCTGTTGGTATTCGCCCTTCCAGATTGTTGTAGGAGACAttgaaaaatgacaaaaaattGATCAGACTAGTCAATGATGATGAAATTTGTCCAGACAAATGATTCTCGGAGAGATCCAAATAATTCAAGTCCTTGAGGTTAGATATTTGGCGTGGGATGTTGCCGGCCGGTGAAGTTGTTGTGCTCAAGCCCCAAGCGACGGAGACTATCCAATTGGCCGATTTCAATAGGTATACTTCCATATATGCTGGCTGTTGTGTCCCAAGTATATCGCCGGTGGATAGGAAGAAAATGACCTGTACGTGTGGCTGACCTATTAGACCATCAGTTGTATCCAATACAGGCAGTTCAAAATCAGGATGATGATTGATCTTCCCCTTGTTTAGATTTAGATAACAACATAG harbors:
- the LOC133732886 gene encoding calpain-type cysteine protease DEK1 translates to MEGDERHVLLACVISGTLFSVLGSASFSILWLVNWRPWRIYSWIFARKWPDILHGPQLDIVCGFLSLSAWILVISPVLVLIIWGSWLVVILDRHIIGLAVIMAGTALLLAFYSIMLWWRTQWQSSRAVAILLLLAVALLCAYELCAVYVTAGSKASQRYSPSGFFFGVSAIALAINMLFICRMVFNGNGLDVDEYVRKAYKFAYSDCIEVGPVACLPEPPDPNELYPRQSSRASHLGLLYLGSLVVLLVYSILYGLTAKDARWLGAITSAAVIILDWNMGACLYGFELLNSRVAALFVAGTSRIFLICFGVHYWYLGHCISYAVVASVLLGASVSRHLSVTNPLAARRDALQSTVIRLREGFRKKEQNSSSSSSEGCGSSMKRSSSVEAGCLGNVVEASNRSATQSTVDANNWSNVLLRTASSHEGINSDKSIDSGRPSIALCSSSCRSVIQEPEVGTSFTDKNCDQNSALVVCSSSGLESQGCESSASNSASQQTLDLNLAFALQERLNDPRITSMLKKRGRQGDLELVNLLQDKGLDPNFVMMLKEKSLDPTILALLQRSSLDADRDHRDNTDITIADSNSVDNGLPNQISLSEELRLHGLEKWLQLSRIVLHHVVGTPERAWVLFSFVFILETIAVAIVRPKIIKIINATHQQFEFGFAVLLLSPVVCSIMAFLRSLQAEEMAMTSKPRKYGFVAWLLSTCVGLLLSFLSKSSVLLGLSLTVPLMVACLSVAIPTWIRNGYQFWVPQLHCAGPAGNHQIRGTKEGVILVFCTTLFTGSVLALGAIVSAKPLDDLNYKGWTGEQKSFTSPYASSVYIGWAMASAIALLVTGVLPIVSWFASYRFSMFSAVCVGIFTAVLVSFCGASYIEVVKSRDDQVPTKGDFLAALLPLICIPAFLSLCSGLYKWKDDNWKLSRGVYIFVTIGLLLLLGAIAAVIVVVTPWTIGVSFLLVLLMIVLAIGAIHHWASNNFYLTRTQTFFVCFLAFLLALAALLVGWFEDKPFVGASVGYFLFLFLLAGRALTVLLSPPIVVYSPRVLPVYVYDAHADCAKNVSAAFLVLYGIALATEGWGVVASLKIYPPFAGAAVSAITLVAAFGFAFSRPCLTLKMMEDAVHFLSKETVVQAIARSATKTRNALSGTYSAPQRSASSAALLVGDPTIMRDRAGNFVLPRADVMKLRDRLRNEELVAGSFFGRMRYGRTFRHEPTSSIDHRREMCAHARILALEEAIDTEWVYMWDKFGGYLLLLLGLTAKAERVQDEVRLRLFLDSIGFADLSAKKIKKWMPEDRRQFEIIQESYIREKEMEEELLMQRREEEGKGKERRKALLEKEERKWKEIEASLISSIPNAGSREAAAVAAAVRAVGGDSVLDDSFARERVSSIARRIRTAQLTRRALQTGISGAVCVLDDEPTTSGRHCGQIDSSICQSQKISFSIAVMIQPVSGPVCLLGTEFQKKVCWEILVAGSEQGIEAGQVGLRLITKGDRQTTVAKEWSISATSIADGRWHLVTMTIDADLGEATCYLDGGFDGYQTGLPLHVGNTIWEQGTEVWVGVRPPTDMDAFGRSDSEGAESKMHIMDVFLWGRCLTEDDIAALHTAVGSADTSMIDFPEDAWQWADSPSRLDEWDSDPADVDLYDRDEVDWDGQYSSGRKRRSERDGVLVDLDSFARRFRKPRMETQEEINQRMLSVELAVKEALCARGETNFTDQEFPPNDQSLFVDSENPPSKLQVVSEWMRPADIVKESRLATRPCLFSGTVNPSDVCQGRLGDCWFLSAVAVLTEVSRISEVIITPEYNEEGIYTVRFCIQGEWVPVVVDDWIPCESPGKPAFATSRKGNELWVSLLEKAYAKLHGSYEALEGGLVQDALVDLTGGAGEEIDMRSAQAQIDLASGRLWSQLLRFKQEGFLLGAGSPSGSDVHISSSGIVQGHAYSLLQVREVDGHKLIQIRNPWANEVEWNGPWSDSSPEWTDRMKHKLKHIPQSKDGIFWMSWQDFQIHFRSIYVCRIYPPEMRYSVHGQWRSYSAGGCQDYETWHQNPQFRLRATGPDASFPIHVFITLTQGVSFSRTVAGFRNYQSSHDSMMFYIGMRILKTRGRRAAYNIYLHESVGGTDYVNSREISCEMVLDPDPKGYTIVPTTIHPGEEAPFVLSVFTKASITLEAL